ACATTTTAAAAACAGCAATTTTAATCTCTTTTTTTGTAGAATTTTTATTAACTTTTAAAACAATAACATTATTTTTTTCTTGACATTGATTAGATTTTTCTGAAATATGTAAAGAATTTATTGTTTTAAATAAAAAATTTTTTTTTATCATAAAAGATTTTCCTCTATATCTTTTAATGCATCTAAAGTAATTAAAACATAAGAATGAGTTAATAAAATTAACGGATTAATAAAGTTTGAATTAATTACAGAAACTTTATATAAATTTCTAGAAGCTAATAAAATTTTTGTATCTAATATTTTTTGTATAATTAGTACATCTTCTATATTTAAAGTTTTTAATTTTGTTAACAATTTTTTTGTTTTAGGATATTTTATTGAAAAATTTTTTAATACAATTATTCTATTAACACGTAATAATTCAGATAAAATACATCTTAAAGCACCACGATACATCTTTTTATTAATTTTTTGCTTATAATCCCTTGGTTTAGAAGCAAAAGTAACTCCACCAGATCTCCAAATAGGACTTCTAATAGAACCAACACGAGCCCTACCTGTACCTTTTTGTCTCCAAGGTTTTTTTCCAGAACCAGAAACTTCTGCACGACTCTTTTGTGCTTTTGTTCCTTGTCTTTTTGAAATACTATGAGATTTTAAAACTTGATGAACTAAAAATTTATTAAAATCTCGACTAAAAACTAAATTAGAAATTTTAACAATTTCATTTGTATCTTTTAAAATCAATTCCATTAAAAATACTCCTTATTTTTTTTTAATAGCTGGCTTAACAATTAAATCTCCTCCTAAAGATCCAGGAACCGATCCTTTTATTAATAAATAATTACTTTTTAAATTTATTTGAATAATTAATAAACTTTGTATAGTAACTTTTTTATTTCCTAAATGACCAGCCATTTTTTTTCCTTTAAAAACTCTCCCAGGAGTTTGATTTTGACCAATAGAACCAGGAGCTCTATGAGATAAAGAATTTCCATGAGTAGCATCCTGTGAAGAAAAATTCCAACGTTTAATAGTCCCAGAAAAACCTTTTCCTTTAGAAAAACCTGTAATATCTACTTTTTTAAAATCTTGAAAAAAATCCACATTCAATTTTTGTCCAATAAAAAATTTTTTTTTTAAAGACGTTTTAAATTCCCATAATCCACGTCCTGGAACAATTTTATTTTTATTAAAATGACCTAATTCTGGTTTATTTAAAGAATATATTTTTTTTGTTCCTGTAGTTAATTGTACTAAAAAAAATTTTTTTGAAACATTTTTTTTAATTTGAGTAATTCTATTTTCAGTAATTTCAATTACTGTTACAGGTGTAGAAAAACCTTCCTTATCAAAAATTCTTGTCATCCCAATTTTTTTTCCAACTAATCCAAACACAATTTTTTATTAACTCCTAAAAATTTAATTTAATTAACCCAAACTAATTTGAACATCTACCCCAGCAGCAAGATCTAATCTCATTAAAGCATCAACAGTTTTTTCAGTTGGTTCAACAATATCTATTAATCTTTTATGAGTACGAATTTCATATTGATCTCGAGCATCTTTATTTACATGAGGAGAAATCAAAACAGTAAATTTTTCTTTTCTTGTAGGTAAAGGTATAGGTCCACGAACCTGAGCGCCAGTTCTTTTTGCAGTATCTACAATTTCTGCAGTAGAATAATCTATTAATTTATGATCAAAAGCTTTTAGACGTATTCTAATTCTTTGGTTCTGCATATTATCAGAACTCCAATTATTGATTATGATAAAAACTAAAAATTACTCTCTTTTAAATATTTAGAGAGTACTTTAGGATAATTTATTGTAATTTTTTAAAATAAAAAATATAATTCTTTACTTAAAAAATAAAATTTTAATATTTATTTATAAATAATATTATAAAATAGATATTTTTACAAACTAATACTAAATAGTATATTCTAAAAAAAATATAATATATAAAATTATTTTATTATATATTCTAAAAAAATTTTTATTTTTAAATCAAGAAAAGAAATAATCTTTTCTTGACTATTTAAAAATAATAATATTTTAAAAAATTAACTAAGAACTTTAGCAACAACCCCTGCTCCAACAGTTCTTCCACCTTCTCTAATAGCAAATCTTAAACCTTCAGACATAGCTACTGGATGTATTAAAGTTACTGTAATTTTTATATTATCACCAGGCATAACCATTTCAACATCACTCGGTAACTCAACAAATCCTGTTACATCTGTAGTTCTAAAATAGAATTGTGGTCTATATCCTTTAAAAAAAGGCGTATGTCTACCCCCTTCTTCTTTTGATAAAACATAAACTTCAGATTCAAATTTATTATGTGGTAAAATACTTCCAGGTTTAGATAAAACTTGACCTCTTTCTATATCATCTCTTTTAGTACCTCTTAATAATACTCCTATATTTTCTCCAGCTCTACCTTCGTCCAATAATTTTCTAAACATCTCAACACCTGTACAAATAGTTTTTGTAGTAGGTTTTATTCCAACAATTTCAACTTCTTCACCAACTTTTATCACTCCCTTTTCAACCCTTCCAGTTACTACAGTTCCTCTTCCTGAAATTGAAAAAACATCTTCTATAGGTAATAAAAAAGGTTCATCTATTAATCTTTTTGGTTCTGGAATATATTGATCTAATGTATTAGATAAATCAATTATTT
The sequence above is a segment of the Buchnera aphidicola (Periphyllus acericola) genome. Coding sequences within it:
- the rplW gene encoding 50S ribosomal protein L23, with product MIKKNFLFKTINSLHISEKSNQCQEKNNVIVLKVNKNSTKKEIKIAVFKMFNLLVKKVNLVNIKGKSKKKGKNITKKKTIKKAYIFLKKNQNLDFLKL
- the rplD gene encoding 50S ribosomal protein L4, with the translated sequence MELILKDTNEIVKISNLVFSRDFNKFLVHQVLKSHSISKRQGTKAQKSRAEVSGSGKKPWRQKGTGRARVGSIRSPIWRSGGVTFASKPRDYKQKINKKMYRGALRCILSELLRVNRIIVLKNFSIKYPKTKKLLTKLKTLNIEDVLIIQKILDTKILLASRNLYKVSVINSNFINPLILLTHSYVLITLDALKDIEENLL
- the rplC gene encoding 50S ribosomal protein L3, which gives rise to MFGLVGKKIGMTRIFDKEGFSTPVTVIEITENRITQIKKNVSKKFFLVQLTTGTKKIYSLNKPELGHFNKNKIVPGRGLWEFKTSLKKKFFIGQKLNVDFFQDFKKVDITGFSKGKGFSGTIKRWNFSSQDATHGNSLSHRAPGSIGQNQTPGRVFKGKKMAGHLGNKKVTIQSLLIIQINLKSNYLLIKGSVPGSLGGDLIVKPAIKKK
- the rpsJ gene encoding 30S ribosomal protein S10; this translates as MQNQRIRIRLKAFDHKLIDYSTAEIVDTAKRTGAQVRGPIPLPTRKEKFTVLISPHVNKDARDQYEIRTHKRLIDIVEPTEKTVDALMRLDLAAGVDVQISLG
- the tuf gene encoding elongation factor Tu, with the protein product MSKEKFKRVKVHINVGTIGHVDHGKTTLTAAITTVLSKTYGGSARAFDQIDNAPEEKARGITINTSHVEYDTKERHYAHVDCPGHADYIKNMITGAAQMDGAILVVAATDGPMPQTREHILLGRQVGVPYIVVFLNKCDMVDDEELLELVEMEVRDLLTQYEFPGDETPIIRGSALKALEGDPIWESKIIDLSNTLDQYIPEPKRLIDEPFLLPIEDVFSISGRGTVVTGRVEKGVIKVGEEVEIVGIKPTTKTICTGVEMFRKLLDEGRAGENIGVLLRGTKRDDIERGQVLSKPGSILPHNKFESEVYVLSKEEGGRHTPFFKGYRPQFYFRTTDVTGFVELPSDVEMVMPGDNIKITVTLIHPVAMSEGLRFAIREGGRTVGAGVVAKVLS